The sequence AACGCAACGCCGAGGTCGATGTGGCCGGTCGGCGCGTAGTCGTCGGCAAGGGCAGCGCCTATGACCTGTACCTGACACGCGAGCTCAAGGCGGCGACGATCGAGCGGGCGCCGAGCTCGCCGGCAGTGGTCGACACTTTCCTCGCGCAGAACGCCGACGTGGCCGCCGGCGTGAAGCAGCAATTGGAGGCCGACGCGGCGCGGCTGGGCGGCCTAAGGCTACTGCCCGGCCGCTTCATGGTGATTCAGCAGGCGATGGGCACGCCCACCAGCCGCGGCGAAGCGGCGCAGGCCGCGCTGGCTGAGTTCGTCGAGCAGATGAAGGCGAGCGGCTTCGTAGCCGGAGCGCTCAAGCGGCATGGGATTCAGGGGGCGGTGGTAGCGCCGCCGACAACGACGGCTTAGCCTATCCATCATTGGAAGACGCGCAGGTCCGTCATGACTTGGCTACCCCGTTTTTGGGGAACGCGATCCAGGCCAGCCTGATTGCGCTCGGCGCTGCGTTCCTCTATGCCGTCGCGGCGATCGTGCTAAGAGGTTAGGCAATACACCGCCGCACCTCACGATTCTGAGATGCTCGTGGCACTTGAATGGCCGCCGTCCGATTCACAACGGGCGCCGATCAGCAGCCAAAGACCGCAACCTCTGTGAAGCCGCCCTCCGCGTATGCCCGCTCGAGAGTGGTTTCAGTCACTCGCGCCGGACGGCCTGTGGGTCCGTTCCAGATCGAGAACCAGCCATGGGTAGCGAGATCCCTTAAGGTTGTCTGCTCAAAAGAAGTGCTCATTGCGGGCTAGGTCCGAGCGGCCATTTCCCAGTTGAGCCGGAGGCCGATCCGCATCACATGGCGCTGCATCGCATAAAACGCGTCCCGGACCTTCGGAAGCGCCCATTCTTACGCGTAATAGGTGGAGAGGCCCTTGCCATCTGTGTAGGTGAACGGAACGAAAGCGGACAACTGGTCCACCAGAGGCAACGTCAACCCCTACACGGGCAAGCCCGGCACGAAGCCTCAAGACTGACGGGCCGGCGCACGCCCTCCTGCCGCGTCGTTGGTTGCAGAATTGGCCATCTGGGTCCAGCGGCCTTCCGCGATCAAGGCTGCGCCGACTGGTGCTGGGAGGAGAAGATGAACGGCAACTTCTCTGCGTGGCCATGACCCGCTCCCGACAGTCGCTGAGGTTGATGCGCGCAGAGGGTGGACGCAACCCTTGTCTCGTGGACCTTGGGACCATCAACGGCGTCCACGACCCGCTGCCAAGAGCCCGCCCGCAACATCGACCGGATCTAGAGCGCCGCCACGTCATGCTCGGCCCCGCCGGCATGGCCATTGGATTTGCTTGACGCGCTTCATCACGTTCATCGTCTGAGCCATCCCCCCTCTCGCACCGACGAGAGGCTCAGCCGCAGTGTCGATCAGGCACACGCTGTGCACTGCAACACCTCTCGGAAGGCACAATCCCACGCCTCTCCAAGGCTCCTACAGATTCGCGACTGCCGGCGGCGCGACGATCAGAAGTTCGGCATGCCGAACATTGACGAACCGAAATCGCGAATACGATTTCTAGCCCCTCACAGGGACCGCAAGGTTTTCCTGAAGGCGCGAGGCACCACTGGCTCAGCAACCAGCCCTGACTCCACCGATCAGGCTCGGTGTGCGACCTCACTCGCGCAGTGTGAACACCACCGACAGATAGGACACCGGCCCGCTCTGAATCGCCTCGATCCCATGCAGCGCGGTCGCTTCGAACAGCAGCGAGTCCCCTGCCCCCACCGCCACCGACTTGCCGCCATAGCGGTAGCTGACCTCCCCGGACAGGAAGTACAGGAACTTGAGGCCCGGGTGCTGGAAGGTCACGTAGGGATCGGCGCCGGGCAGCAACGTGACCAGGTACGGCTCGACGAACAGGTTGCCCGACAGCAGGTGCCCCAGCAGCTCGTAGCGGTAGTTCGCCACCGCGCCGATGCGATCGACCAAGACACCATGTCCTGCACGCACGTGGCAAAAGTCCGTGCGCCGCGCCTGATCACTGAAGAAGCGTGAGGTCGGCACATGCAGGCCCTGCGCGAGGCGCTCCAGTGTCTCCACCGACGGCGAGACCAGTCCACGCTCGATGCGCGAAAGCATCGAGGCAGAAATCCCCGAGGTCTTGGCCAATTCGCCGCCAGACACCTCGGCCGCCATGCGCAGCGCCCTCACCTGCGCACCGATGCGCGCCGCGGACAGGCTACGCACCATAGGTGCTGGTTGCCGCGCCCGAGCGCGTGTGATCGAGACTGGTAGCCGCAGGGGTCGAACCGTGGGCAGAGGCGAGGGAATTTGGTGACGCGTCATTTGAATTTCGCTGCCGGTGACGATGCATTCATCTGCTGATGCCTCATCCTCGATGTCACGATTAGTGTGTTCACGATTAAATCACATGACACGACCATCCGTCGCACATGAAGTCTGTGCGTCGTCGATTTGGAGAACGCATCCGCATGCTGCGGATCGCTACCGGCATGAGCCAAGAGGCCTTCGCCGATCGATGCGGTTTCGCGCGCACCTACATGAGCAGGGTAGAGACGGGCGGAGCCAACCCGTCGCTTGATGCACTACAAACCTTCGCAACTGCACTAGGAATGCCGTTGAGCGAATTGTTTGCTGGCATATAGTCAGTCACGCGGGCTTATTCGCTGCGCACCCAAGCTGTGTAAAGACCACTAACAGACAAGACACGGCACGCGGATGGATGGCTCGGTTCCATGCTGCGCGCTCGAATCGAGCACAGTGGGTCCCCCTAACCTCACCGAGACGATCGCCTTTTAAGCTGCAGCCCGCGTACCCTGCACGGTAAAATGCCGCGCTGGATGCTCTGCTCGATCTGCCGCGGGCGCGCATCGATCTTGGCCGGCGTGACGTTGCGATCCCGGCTGTTGACCGCCCTGAATTTGCTGCCATCGATGGCCACGATGGCCTGCGTGAACAGCTTGAACTCCCGGCACATGCCCACGAAGCGCTTGCAGACGTTGCGGATGCCCATGCCGTTGACGTGACAGAAGTCGGCAATGGTCTTGAAGTCCGGTGCGAGCCTGCCGGTGAGCCACATCAACTCGACGTTGCGCTGGGCCTCGCTTCTGAGAATCATCCCCACCGCGACAGACCGGCATGGGCGACTTCCAGCACGACTCGACGGCTTTGAACTGATCAAGAGCCATCGAGACGGTCTCGCAGCGGTCAAGAGCTCTCGAACACGATGGGGTGACCACAGGTGTCGGTGTCTTGATCGAGAGTGGGTCAGTGAAGGCTATTCGGTTTCGCTGGCGCATCCATGAATTCGACCGTTTCCTCTTCGAGAGCGCGGATGGCCTCCGCAAGCGCTTGATGGTCGGATTCGAAGTGATCGTCCCAAACATGGGATGCATTTTGTGCATCTACCACTTCGAGAATCCACTTCCCTTCACCGTCCTCGTAGATCTCGCTTGCACGGTCACCCCGTGACGGGTGAGGCGTTGGCTCAGCACGGAATGCTCAAAGGTGGGCTCGTCGTCGGTGGGCGGCATAGTCACGGTCGTTTCGCATGGAAACGCAAAGTCTACAGGCCTGCTTCGACTAGCAACTCACTTATCGTGACCCCGTCGGTGCGGCACCCTGGGAGCCAGCCCTTGCGGTGGCCATAACAAATCGACCCTGTATAAACATACAGATAAAAGTAACAACCATGCATAATGGTTTCCAGAAAAGAAAAAGCCAAGGGACGGCAATCCCTTGGCGATTTCCACCCCAGTCCGATGCCGTCAGGGGTTGCTCGTATCCGAAGACAACGGTGCAAGTGCGATGTTAATGGTTCGGGTTTTCGAGGGCGGCGTCTTCTTGTAAAGCCATTGGCAGAAAGGCATCGAAAGATGTCCGCTTACTTTCATCTGAAGCCCTCGGGTACCCAGTACATGTTCAACCTCAAGGGAGGGAACGGCGAGGTTGTGCTCACGAGCGAGCGTTACACCACCAAGCAGAGCGCCGAAGGAGGCATCGCCTCCGTCAAGGTCAATTCCCCGCACGATGCTCGCTATGACCGTCGTACCAATTCGGGGGGCTCTCCGTACTTCGTGCTGAAGGCCGGTAACGGCGAAATCATCGGAACGAGTGAGGCGTATTCTTCGACGACCGCGCGCGACAGCGGAATCGCGTGGGTCAAAGCACACGCCCCTACCGCACCGACTCGCGAGTGACGTGACCGACACCGCGTCCGACTCTTAGCTCATGCGAAGGCGCCAGGGTATGGATGGACGCGGTTTCCCAGTTGATGTGCTGCCGCTTGGACAAGTTTACCCCCAAGACACAATCGCTTTAACGAAGAAATCGAAGTCCTGATCAAAGATGGCATTGCGAACCTCTACTGGTTCAAGGGCGATCTGCACAAGGCATGGATGCGATCTGGTGTACCCGACAACATCCGCAACGAGATTGTTCGCCTCAAGGATGAGGAAGGGCGCGAACTATCCAAACGTCGCCAGATGGATGGGCTTTATGAGCGCCTGCGCAGTGGAGACTACAACCGTCGCCTTGAAATTTCCCGCAACTTCGTCCGCATCCTTGTCGAGCAAGAGAGCTTTGCTCCGCAGAGTGAAAGACACAGGGTCGAAATCGCTGAACGCTGTTCGCTGAAACTGCGTGAACTTGTCCGGAAGCAGACCCAAGAGAGCCAGAGACGAGAGACTCTTCGCCCCCATCCAGCAAAGCAAGTAGTCGAGTCCTACGATACTAAACGAGCTCGTCTGCAAGCGAAATTCGTTGAGGCTCACACGCTTGCTCCACAGCCCAAGGGCTACGCATTAGAGGCTATCGTCAACGAACTTCTGCAAGCGAGCGGCATTTCTGTTGAGGCACCGTTTCGCATTGAAGGAGAGCAACTTGATGGTGCGGTTAAGTTCGACGGTCACTACTACCTGCTGGAACTTAAATGGACCGCCGAGAAGACTGAGCCAAAGGGGATTGGTCATTTCTTCTACAAGGTCGAAGGCAAGATGGGAGCAAGAGGAATTTTTCTCTCGATGAATGGGTTTACATCCGGATCCCTTGCGACTCTTCCAAAGGGAAAAGAGCTCAAGGT is a genomic window of Variovorax sp. V213 containing:
- a CDS encoding helix-turn-helix domain-containing protein: MAAEVSGGELAKTSGISASMLSRIERGLVSPSVETLERLAQGLHVPTSRFFSDQARRTDFCHVRAGHGVLVDRIGAVANYRYELLGHLLSGNLFVEPYLVTLLPGADPYVTFQHPGLKFLYFLSGEVSYRYGGKSVAVGAGDSLLFEATALHGIEAIQSGPVSYLSVVFTLRE
- a CDS encoding YegP family protein; translation: MSAYFHLKPSGTQYMFNLKGGNGEVVLTSERYTTKQSAEGGIASVKVNSPHDARYDRRTNSGGSPYFVLKAGNGEIIGTSEAYSSTTARDSGIAWVKAHAPTAPTRE
- a CDS encoding restriction endonuclease, with the protein product MRSGVPDNIRNEIVRLKDEEGRELSKRRQMDGLYERLRSGDYNRRLEISRNFVRILVEQESFAPQSERHRVEIAERCSLKLRELVRKQTQESQRRETLRPHPAKQVVESYDTKRARLQAKFVEAHTLAPQPKGYALEAIVNELLQASGISVEAPFRIEGEQLDGAVKFDGHYYLLELKWTAEKTEPKGIGHFFYKVEGKMGARGIFLSMNGFTSGSLATLPKGKELKVMLLDGNHLANVLSDVYTFRDLLDHAIRHATLRGEIYCPHSLQK
- a CDS encoding ABC transporter substrate-binding protein, whose translation is MKRPAAISASIVSAFTPTGRLRAAVNLGNPILANTDPATGMPVGVSVDLARAFAKTMGVELDLVVFDTAGKSVDAVKAEQADIGFFAIDPLRGEGIRFTAPYVLIEGAYLVKDASPLKRNAEVDVAGRRVVVGKGSAYDLYLTRELKAATIERAPSSPAVVDTFLAQNADVAAGVKQQLEADAARLGGLRLLPGRFMVIQQAMGTPTSRGEAAQAALAEFVEQMKASGFVAGALKRHGIQGAVVAPPTTTA